In the Agrobacterium vitis genome, CTTTTATGGTCAGCAGCTGTTTATTGTCAAAGGTGCCCCCATGACCGTTTCCCCCAATACATCCGCCGCACTTTGGTCGATCATCGATACCAAGACGCCTGATTTTATCGCCTTGAGCGACCGGATCTGGGGCATGCCGGAAACCTGCTACATGGAAGAATCGTCCGTTGCAGAGCATGTCGCCATGCTGAAGGCCGAAGGATTTCGTGTCAGCGAACAATTGGCCGGCATACCCACCGCCGTGATGGGCGAAGCGGGGGAGGGCGGCCCCATCATTGCGTTTCTGGGCGAATATGATGCTCTTTCCGGGCTCAGCCAGGAAGCGGGCGTCGCTGAACATAAGCCAATTGCCGCAGGCGGCAACGGCCATGGCTGCGGCCATAATCTGCTCGGCTCTGCCGCTCTCTTGGCGGCCTCGGCCCTGAAAGACTGGTTGAAAGAAAAAGGCTTGCCCGGACGGGTGCGCTATTATGGTTGCCCGGCCGAAGAGGGCGGAGCCGCCAAGGCCTTTATGGTCAGGGCAGGGGCCTTCGAAGGTGTCGATATAGCCATTAGTTGGCATCCAAACTCCTTCGCTGGCGTGCAGCGCACCACCTCGCTTGCCAATTCCCGTGTCGATTTCACTTTCCGGGGGAGGGCGGCCCATGCCGGATCAAACCCCGATCTGGGGCGCAGCGCTCTCGATGCGGTCGAGCTTATGAGCGTCGGCGTCAATTATATGCGCGAACATATGCCATCCGATTGCCGCGTACACGCCGCGATTCTCGATGCGGGCGGCATTTCACCCAATGTCGTCCAGGCCTATGCCAAGGTTCGCTATCTGATCCGCGCCCCGGAATTGCAAGGCATGAAGACCCTCGTGGAGCGGGTGAAGAAAATTGGCGAGGGTGCGGCATTGATGACCGAGACCCGGCTGGAAACACAGGTAATCAGCGCCGTTTCCAACGTGCTGACCAATGGTCCGCTGATGGCGGCCATGCAGGAGGCCTGGGAAGAACTCGGCCCACCACCCTTCGATGCGGCGGATCGGGCTTTCGCCGAAACAATCCGCGCCGTCTTAACGCCGGAAGAAAAGTCGGCGCCCTGGCGTTTTGAAGGCCTGCCGGAGCGCGATATCCCGCTTGCCGATTTCATTCTGCCCGCCCATGACCGCACGCCGCTGCTAACCGGGTCAACCGACGTCGGCGATGTCAGCTGGGTGGTGCCAACCGTCCAGGCCGATGGGCCAACCTGCGCCATCGGCACACCGTTCCACACCTGGCAATTGGTGACGCAGGGGAAAAGTCCGCTGGCTCACAAGGGCATGGTGGCTGCGGCAAAGGTCATGGCCGCCACAGGCCGCGCCGCCTTCGAAAGCGAACAGTTACGCGAAGCGGCCCTTGCCGATCTGGTCGCCCGTCGCAAGGGCCAACCCTATCAAAGTCCCTTGCCCGCCGACGCCGAACCGCCAATCGTTGAAATGGGTGGCCGTAAGTAAGAAGCCATATCCAAGGTTACTTTCAACGGTCTGCGTCCTTAACACCTAAAGCTTGTCCGGATTTGTTCGGCTTGGCACCAAGCCAACCAAACAAATCCACGCTCTTTAGCTTGACCCATTTTACGTAACGTTATAACAAAACCTAATTATCGATATAGTTTGAAAACAGACTTGTGCGGAACCGCAACCCATGTCAGTGATAGATCCAAATGGTGCTGTAGCCTTGCAAAGAAGGCTGCGGCTGAAAAGGGAATACGGTGAGGCTTACCCAAAAGGGACCGAAACCGTGGCTGCCCCCGCAACTGTGAGCGGCGAGTGGGCCTGCACGATGCCACTGGCGATAAGCCGGGAAGGCGCAGGCCAACAGCGACCCGCAAGCCAGGAGACCTGCCATTTAGATGTTCAACCGCAACGGACGGGGTGTTCCGATGGCAGCGATAAGACTTCAGGTCCGCCGAGAGGCGTGGCCATTCGTTCCTTTTTCAGACGATCCGGCCCGAGGCGCGGCACGCCTGATGTCCGGTCAACCGATGCAGGCTCCTGCATGAGCTGTGACGGTCATGGTGCCTCGCTTGAGGTGAGGGGGCTCAGCTATGGGCCAACTGGCGCGCGATCCCTGATAAAAAATATCGATTTTACGCTTACCGCTGGTGAGCGCCTGGCCATTCTCGGCCCGAATGGGGCGGGTAAGACAACTCTGCTGCGCTGCCTTTATCGTGCCGTGCGCCCGGGTGAGGGCAGGGTGCTACTGGACGGGCAGGATGTATGGACAATCGATCCGCGGACGGTCGCCCGCCGGATCGCCGTCGTAGTCCAGGAAATGCCGGCAGATTTCCCTTTTACCGTCGAAGATATCGTCATGATGGGCCGAATTCCCTGGCAGAAAAGCGCCTGGAAAAGGTCGCAGAGCACCGGAGACGACAAAGCCAGAGCGCTGCATGCCATGGATCACCTCCATGTCACCGATCTGGCGCGACGTGATTTTGCAACTTTGTCAGGCGGCGAAAAGCAACGCGTTCTCGTCGCCAGGGCGCTGGCGCAAGACCCGCAATTGCTCATTCTGGATGAGCCATCCAACCATCTCGATATTCGCAACCAGTTGGAAATTCTCGATCTGTTGCGTGGTCTCGGCATTACCATCGTCACCACACTGCATGACATCAATCTTGCCGCAGGTTTTGCCACAAGAGCAATCATTCTGAAGGATGGACAGATGATTGCCGAGGGCTGTCCGCGCGATGTCCTGACCGCAGACCATCTGTCCGCAGCCTTCACCGTTCAAACCCATGTCCACAGCCTAGATGGCGGCGCCACCCGCAATTTTTCCTTCGCGCTCAGTGCCTGATCCGCAACCCATTGGACCATACATGAAAAACGCTCTTCTCATTTTCACACTTTCAACCTTTCTTGCCGCAGTCAGCCTCACCGCAGCCACAGCGGAACCCGTTACCGTCAAGAGCTGTAACCGTGAGGTTACCTTTGATACAGCCCCGCAACGCGCCGTCTCCAATGACGTCAACCTGACCGAAATGATGCTGGCGCTGAAATTGCAGGATCATATGGTCGGCTATACCGGGGTTTCCGGCTGGAAGACACTGGACGAAAAGCTGCGCGAGGGTGTCCGCCAAATGCCGGAACTGTCGCCGAAATATCCGAGCAAGGAAGTCCTGCTCAATGCCAATGCGGATTTCTATTTCGCCGGCTGGAACTATGGCATGAAGGTCGGCGGCGAGGTGACACCGGACACCCTCAGCCCGTTGGGCATCAAGGTCTATGAACTGACGGAAAGCTGCATTCACATCATGGCCAAGGCCAAGCCGACCATGGACGATATGTTCATCGACCTCATCAACTTGGGCCGGATATTCCGGGTCGAAGACAGGGCAGAGGCATTGGTTGCCGGCTATCGCCAGCAATTGGCAAAAATCCAGGCCAAAATCAGTCCAACAGACAAGCCTGCAACCGTTTTTGTCTATGATTCCGGTGAACAGAAGCCGTTCACATCCGGTCGCTTCGGTATTCCCACCGCAATGATCGAGGCGGCTGGCGGCGTCAATATCATGGATGACGTGGAGAAAAGCTGGACGGAGGTGTCCTGGGAACCGGTGATCGAGCGGAATCCGCAGGTGATCATCATCGTCAACTATGGCGAAGTAACCGCTCAACAGAAGATCGATTACATGAAGCATAACCCGGCCTTCCAGAATATCGACGCCGTGAAAAATGATCGTTTCGTTGTGCTTGACTATGTCGAGGCAACCCCAGGACCGCGTAATATCGATGCCATCGCCCGGCTGGCCCAAGCCTTTCATCCGCAAAGTCTGTAAGCATTGACTTTCATTAAACGCTTATCTGTGCCGATCCTGCTGGTTCTGACGATCATCATCGTTGTCAGTGCCGGCATTTCGCTGGGTGCGGCTCCCATTCCAGTTGCCACCGTCTGGAAAATCCTTGCCAATCACCTGGTTCCAGGCAGTTTTACGGTGGACTGGCCGGCGGGGCGGGTGAGCATCGTCTGGGATGTTCGATTTCCACGGGTGCTGCTCGGTGGACTTGTCGGGGCTGGGCTGGCGCTAACCGGGGCGGTCCTGCAACCAGCGACCCGCAATCCGCTCGCCGATCCGCATCTGCTCGGTGTCTCCTCCGGCGCCGCCTTTGGTGCAATCCTCGCGTTGCTGCATACCGGCATGATCTTCGGACTGCTGACCGTGCCGCTTTTCGCATTTGGCGGGGCGCTGCTCGCCACCGCCACGGTGGGACTGGTGGCGGGATTGACCCGCAGCCTTCAGGCCGACCGGCTGGTGCTGTCGGGCGTGATTGTCGGATTTTTCTTTACCGGGCTCGGCAATCTGCTGGTCTTTCTCGGAGATCCCCGCGCCACCCAAACCGTAACCTTCTGGATGCTCGGTGGGCTTGGCCTTGCCCAATGGCAGCACCTGATTTACCCCGCCGCTGTGCTCGCCGCCGGGCTTTGCTATTTGCTGCCCAATGCGCGTTTGCTGAATGCCTTGGCGATGGGCGATGAGACGGCGACAACCCTGGGCGTGCCTGTCGCCCGGTTTCGCATGATATTATTTGTGATCTCTGCACTCATCACCGGGACAATGGTCGCATTTTCAGGTGCCATCGGCTTTGTCGGCCTGATGGTTCCCCATATGGTGCGCGCACTGGCGGGATCAGACAATGTCCGTGTCCTGCCGCTCTCGGCGCTGACGGGCGCATTGGTGCTGATCCTCGCCGATCTCGTGGCAAGACTGGCCGTTGCACCGGAGGACATGCCGATTGGCATCGTCACAGGTCTTGCCGGATGCCTTGCTTTTCTCTGGATCATGCGCAAGGCCAAACCCGGCGCATAGACGTTTAGACTAAGCAGAAAGAGCCTTCGCCAATTGGTGTATATGCGCCGCGCCAATGCCGCAGCAACCGCCAATCATCGTCGCCCCCGCGTCAGCCCAATCGCAGGCAAAGCGGCAATAGGCATCATCAGTCAGGTCGGCGCGGGTCTCATGCAGGCCTTCATTCGCTGCGGCCTCACCCTGCTCACCTTCAAAAGCATTGGCATAGACACCAATGTCCAGGGAAACACCTTTTTGCCTGAATGTCGCTGCCGCCACATCCACCGCCGCCTTCATCACTTCCGGCTTGCTGCAATTAAACAACAGCGCCGATGCGCCAGAGCCAGTTGCCCAAAGCGCGGCATCCTGGACCAATTCGCCGGAGCGAAGCTTCGGTGAGCCGCCAATATCCTGTCCCGCTTCATCAGCAAGCGTAAAAGAAATCCAGAAGGGCTTGCCTGTTGCGGCAACCGCTTTTTGAACGGCTTCGCCTTCGGCAATCAGACTGAGCGTTTCACCAAGCCACACATCGACGAAGGGCGCAAGGTTGGCAACCAGCACATCCAGATAGGCATCAACCGTCGATGGATCAAAATTCTGCGGCTCATAGGAACCGAAGATCGGTGGCAAAGACCCGGCTACAAGCACCTTTCGACCTGAAGCATCCGCCGCCTGCCGCGCCAACTCACCCGACAGAGCAATCAGCGATGGGCCTTCACTCTGGAAACGCTCTTCCCCGATGTGAAACGGCACCAATGCATAAGAGTTGGTCGTCACAACCTCGGCACCCGCCGCAATGAATTCCGCATGCACCTGACGAACGATGTCAGGGGCATCAATCAGCGCCAGCGCCGACCATTCCGGCTGCTTCAACTCCGCACCGAGCCGAAGAAGTTCACGGCTCATGCCGCCATCGAGAATGCGAACCTTTGTCATACATATAGTCCTGTTGGTTATCGCCGGATTGGAACCTGCGCCTCGACCACCCGGAAGCAACGGGCAATGATCGCAGTGAGAGCAAGATAGAAGAGGGTAACGACGATCAGCGGTTCATAGACAAGCAGCGTATCCTGGCGCACCTTGTAAGCGACCGCATAGAGATCCATGACCGTCACGGTAAAGGCGAGGGGGGTGGCCTTCAGCTGCATGACCACTTCCCCGGCGATGGTGGGAAGAGCAATCCGGATCGCACGCGGCAGCCAGACCCGCCGAATGAGCGTGAAGCGACCCATGCCGAAAGCACGGCCCGCCTCAAGCTCGCCCTTAGGCACGACTAGCAAAGCTCCGCGCAAAACTTCGGCCTCATAGGCCGCGTAATTGAGCGTGAAACTGACTGCCGCAAAGAAAAATCCTTCCCGCAACAGCGGCCAGATCAAACTTTGACGAATGCCGGGGATCATCGGCAGCAATGATCCGACGCCGTAATAAAGCAACCAGAGCTGGATCAATAGCGGCGTGCCACGGAAAAACGTCGAATAGCCGCGCGCAAGGACCCGCGTCACCGGTCCGCCGCTGACCTGAGCGAAGGCAAGGCCAATGGCGATTGCAAAACCAAAGACCACCGAAATCACCAACAAAGCAAGAGTTTGCCATGCTCCGGTGAGCAGCAGAGGCCAATAATTGCCTATCCAGGAGAAATCCATCGCATCTCCTAGGACAGCAGCGGCTGACCGCGCCGCACCCGGCGCTCGATCAGCTTGAAGAACAGGTTGGAAACGAGAGTGATGGCCAGATAGAGCAGGGCGGCAGCCAGGAAAAACAGGAAATAATGCTTGGTGCTCGCCCCCGCCAGCCGGGTCGCCAGCGCCAGTTCCTGATAGCCGACGACGGCAACCAGCGCGCTATCCTTGGTGACAGCCATCCACAAATTGGCAAGGCCGGGCAGGGCGTTGGGCAGCAGCGCCGGCAAAGTAACCCTGTGAAACCGCTGGATCGGTGACATGCCGAAGGCTTTTGCCGCCTCACTTTGACCAATCGGGATCGCCAGGATAGACCCCCTGAGCACTTCGGTCATGTAAGCACCCTGGACGACACCCAGAACCGCAATCGCGGCAATCAACCCATTCACCTCGACCACTGGCATGCCGAATGCCTGCAATAGTCGGTTAAGCCCATCAGTGCCTGCATAATAAAGACCGACAATCAGGATCAGTTCCGGCACGGCGCGCACCGCTGTCGTATACACATCGAGCAATCCGAGCAGCAGGCGGTTGCCAGACAGCTTGCCCAAAGCCCCGCCAATCCCAATCACCAGCCCTATCAAAAAAGCGCCCGCCGAAATGACAAGCGTTGCCCCGGCACCCCATAGCAGCGTCCCGCCCCATCCAGGTGGATAGGGGGAAAGCAGATCGAATATGCCGGGGGACACTGCCATTTACGTAAGCTACCGTTTACTTACCGTAGATGTTGAAATCGAAATATTTCTTGGTGATCTCATCATATTTGCCGCTGGCCCGGACAGCAGCCAGCGCCGCATTCAACTTTGCCTTCAAAGCGGTGTCGTCCTTGCGCAAACCACCACCGACGCCTGAACCAAGCACGGCGGCATCATCGGCGACATCGCCCATATTGGCGCAGCAATCCTTGCCAGCATCACTCTTGACGAAAGTGTCGAGTACGATGGAATCGCCGAACACGTAATCGATCCGTCCCGCTGCCAAGTCCTGAAAGGCTTCATCAAGGGTTTGATAGGTCTTTTCAGAGGCCACCTTGGCAAAATACTTTTTATAATATTCTGACTGAACGGTGGACACCTGAATACCAATGGTCTTGCCCTTGACATCATCAGCGCTGGCACCCGGCTTCATATCCTTCATGCCGATCAGCCGGCTGGGGGTATTGTAATATTTGTCGGTGAAATCGATCACCTTTTTGCGCTCATCGGTAATCGACATAGAAGACCAGATCACATCGAACTTCTTGGCGCCCAATGCCGGTATCAACCCATCCCAGGATAGTTCGACGATAGAGCATTTCTCTTTCATCTCAGCGCAAACAGCATCCATCAGGTCGTTTTCCCAACCCTGCCACTTGCCGCCCGCATCCTTTGCGAAGAAGGGTGGATAGGATTCGTTCATAACACCAAAGCGCACATCGGCCTGCGCCGAAAAAGCGGAAAAGGCAAAGGCAGCGCTGGCCAACAGCAGCGGAAACAATTTCATAAAAGGCTTTCTCCTGGTTGAATTCTAAATTTTCAAAGATGCCGTCAGGCGCCGATCCCGCCGGTAAATTCCCGACAGCGGTCGCTGAGCGGATTGCCGAAGACCTGTTCAGGCGGTCCCTGCTCCTCAATCCGGCCCTGATGAAGAAACAGGACATGGCTGGAAACATCCCGGGCAAAGCGCATCTCATGGGTGACGAGCAGCATGGTGCGGCCTTCCTCGGCCAGATCACGAATGACCTTCAGCACTTCGCCAACCAGTTCCGGATCAAGCGCCGACGTAGGCTCATCGAACAACATGACGGCAGGTTCCACGCAGAGTGCGCGGGCAATGGCGGCACGCTGTTGCTGCCCGCCCGAGAGGAAAGCCGGATAAGCATCGCGCTTATCGTAGAGACCGACCTTATGCAGCAAGGACTCGGCGCGTTCGATGGCTTCCGCCCGCTTAACGCCCATCACATGCACCGGCGCTTCGATAACATTCTCTAAAACTGTCCGATGCGCCCAGAGATTGAAGTTTTGAAACACCATCCCAAGTCCGGTCCGCAACCGTTCGACCTGACGCCAGCTGGCAGGCTTTGGCTCACCACGCCGCCCCAGCTTGATGGCAACCTCTTCACCATTGACGACGACGCGCCCTCGGTCCGGCATTTCCAGGAAGTTGATGCAGCGCAGGAACGTGCTTTTTCCAGAGCCCGACGAACCAATAATTGAGATTACATCGCCCTTAGCAGCACGCAGAGATACGCCCTTCAGAACGGGATTCGCTCCGAAACTCTTGTGGATGTCTTCCACCTCCAGGGCGAAAACGCCGCCATCTGTCATATAGGCTCCACTCTCCAAATGCATGTCACAATAATCGCTTACTCAAGCAGTTTATGCGCGCAATTTCGAACTAGATTGCATATTTTCTGCAGAAAATCCTTGCATCAAGCGGATAATCCTTAAAAAAATAACATGAAATGCACGCTTGGAGGATCATCCCATGGACCAATTGGATCGGTTCGATCGCCAGATCATCGATATCATTCAGAGAAATTGTCAGCTGAAGGCTGAGATTATTGCCGAACAGATCGGACTTTCTCTGTCTGCGGTACAAAGACGCCTGAAACGGCTGCGGGAAGAGGGGATCATCAAAAGTGAAGTGGCGGTGGTGGACCGCAAGATAACCGGCCATCCCATGGTGTTTATCGTCGGCATGGAGATTGAGCGCGACAATTACGATGCGCTTGCCCGCTTTCGCACCTGGTCGGAACGTCAGGATCATATTCAGCAGGTTTATTATGTCACTGGTCAGGTCGATTTGATCGCAATCGTCACCGCCCGCGACGTTGAGCATTACGACGATATCGCCGCCCTTATCATGGCTGAAAACCCGCAAATACGCCGAATGCATACCAATGTCGTGCTGCGGGATATCAAACTCGGGCTATTCGTACCGATGGCAAAATAGAGACAATCTCCTTCGCCACCAGCAGAAGCGCTAGAATGCCCAGGTCAGCAGGTTTCCAGCGGCGGTGACGAGATAATAGGTCACGACACCGGCGCCAGCTGCAACGAAGAGCGAAAAAATCACCACTAGGCCATCGCGCTCGGCAAGAGCGATAGCAATCAGGATGATTGCCAGCGCTGGAGCGGTATTGCCAAAGGGAATTGGCAGGGAGATCAGCACTGCCAGCACGAGAATGGGCAGCGCCAGGATCATTCGCGCCGTCTTGCCCGTGAGAAACGGCAGACGCCCGGCGATCAGCCAGCTTTCGAGTTTCAGCACCCAGGGCCGTCCGAGCCGCACCATTGTTTCCACAACCTTGAGCGACACCGTTCGCCGCGCAATGAAACCCGGGAGCCAGATCCGGTCCGCACCATACAACATTTGCACAGCAACGAATGCCAGGCAGGTGCCGAAAACCATCCCGAAAGGACCGGGCAGGGGGACCAGGGTCGGCAGGCAAAGCACCAGCAAGGTGAAGGCTATCCCAATTCGACCCCGCCGACCGATCAGTTCACCAATGGAAATACCACCACGCAAACGAGCAGTTTCCAGCACCTCCAACAGGAAGCCGGATCCCCGCACAATGTCGTCACCTGCGGCAGGACCGGGCTTTCGAGACATCATCATCATCTTAATCCGTGCAACCGCTATCCCGTAGCGCTTGCTGATGCGCCGAGCGCAACGCAAGGTGAATATCGGCTGTGCTGATTACCACTTCAGCCGACGCGAAATCTGCTTGAATTTTTTCAACAAGATCGAGATCACCAGGCAATCGATGATCCTCCACATGCAAGGCCTGGGCGTAAAGCACCAATTCCTGGCCGCGCAATCCCAGGCGCTCTCCGGCCCAGAACCCCGTCAAAACATTCCGACGGGCGCGGATTGTGAACGTGGTATCGTCCTTTGGGCACCAATCCAGCCCTGAAACGCTCTGAACCATCGCATGTCCTCTGTCGTGAAGTTTTGTCATAACCTGTCCTTGTTCAAATCGTCTATACATCGCCGCCGGTCTCAGATCCAAGCAGTGAGAAGGCGGTCCGGCATTCGGGAGAAATTTCCGAGACAACCGCAACCGGCGTAGTCCAGCCAAAAGAAATCCGTAAGCCAGAGGCAACAGCCCAGCTTGGATCATCAAGCGCTTGTTGTAGTAACTTCGGAGCTGAATCTCGCACGCATGTTTGCACCTGTTCTATTGTACTTGCCGATGAATTCATCGACGCCAGGCGACTGCGAAGATCCGCCTCTATCGGGTCGATCAGAAAAAAGCTGATCAGAGTGGCAAAGATTTCTGTAAACATAACCCTGCTCCTAGCGTAAGATATTCAAAAGCTTAGGGGCGGGGATACGGTAACGGCAGTCACGACCGGCGCGGTGCGAGATGTTTATCGCCATCGATGACAAGCAATTGACCTGGGAAAAAGCGCGCGAACCACCTGACAGAACCAAGACCATGGCTACAATCCTATGCCGGCGCATGTGTCGAAAACGGTCCGACATCGCAGAAGCGCCGGCGGCTGCTGCCAGAGGGGCCCGGACCACGGGTTGACCTGAAGATGGAGCCGTAAGTCGTCTGTTTCAAGGCGTTTGCTCGGCAATTTCAAGGATTTTTCAGCCCAGAAAATCCACGACTATCCAAATTCCATATCCTGCAAAGCAGGTTTTCAAAGGAAAAGACTTAGGTTCACGATTCCTGTTGCTCGGTTTATGCGATACAAGACAAAGGAACTCATCCGGAGAAAAACCGAGGCCGCATGACCCAGAACAGTTATTTCACCAATTATGGGGGCCTGCCGCCCCAGACGCAGTTGCTTTCGGGCAAGGCTGTTTTCAAAACCGCCTATGCGGTCATTCCCAAAGGCGTGATGAGTGACATCGTCACCAGTCTTCTGCCGCATTGGGAAAAAACCCGCGCCTGGATCATCGCCAGACCCATGACAGGATTTTCGGAAACTTTTTCGCAATATGTAATGGAAGTCCAACCCGGAGGAGGCAGCATAAGACCGGAACCAGATGCTCAAGCCCAAACAGCGATCTTCGTAGTAGAAGGTGCGTTTAGACTTACTCTTGAAACCACTGAGCATGATCTTCGTGCCGGATCTTTCGCTTTTCTGCCGGCCGGTTCGACATGGGCAGTTCTCAACACCAGCGATGCGCCTGCAAAATTCCATTGGGTTCGCAAGACATTCCAAGCGGTAGAGGGATTGGAGCCACCACCGGCAATCTTCACCCATGAAGACGAGCATGAAATTGCCATGATGCCTGACACCGGCGGAGCCTGGGGGACAACCCGGTTCGTCGATCCCAATGATATCCGCTATGACTTCCACCTGAATATCGTCAGCTTCCAACCTGGCGGCATCATTCCGTTCATGGAAACCCATGTGATGGAACACGGCCTCTATGTCCTGGAAGGCAAAGCCGTCTACCGACTGAACGACGACTGGGTCGAGGTCGAGGCCGGTGACTTCATGTGGCTGCGCGCCTTCTGCCCACAAGCCTGCTACGCTGGCGGTCCCGGCAGGTTCCGCTATCTGCTTTACAAGGATGTCAACAGACACGCCCGTTTGTGGCCCTGAGCCAGATCACAGTTCAGTTCATCGGTAGGAAAATCGAAATGCGGGGGATTGATATCCCTTCGCACTTCATCCTTGAACCCACCCCCCTTACGTCGTAAATATTGATAATCAACATTATGGAACTAAATCAATATTATCATGCGAAGTGCAATCAAATTTGCATTGTAACAAGAAGCGGCAGATGATCTGAGGCCCGCCGTGCCAAAGGTGTATCGATAACCCGTGCTTCAAGGATATTTAATCCACCTGATATTAGAACATGATCCAACCGCAGGAATGGAAAGCGAGATGGAAATGTCGGCTTCGACCGACTGAGGCTGTCGGACTTTAGGTTAGCTTTCGTGGCATCGGCCAATCTTGCCACCAGGAGTTTGAAAGCTTTTGAATTTGGGACAGCATTCAAGTCGGCTGCGACCACAATGGGAGCATCTGCCTCCAGCAAGGGTCCGAGCCATTCCACGCCCAAAAGCGCCCTTGCCTGCTCTGCTCGCTCACCCGCCCGTAAGCCGAAATGTGTCACGCAGACGTTAACAGCAATTTCTCCAATCGATACCTCTACCAACAGCGCGCCCCTTTGCTCACCGCGTGATGGCAACATGCCCTGATGGACGATCCGGGTCGGGAACCTGGTCAAAAGTGCATCGCCATATCGTTCCTCAGCAATATTCAAGGCGGAATGAAAATGTGATTTCATGGTGAGATAGCCAGCAATCACGTCCGCTTGATCAATTCCTGAGGTTCGGTTTCGTCCGACATCCACTTCCTGAAGGCAGACAATATCTGCTTCGGTGGTTGCGATCACTTCGGCAATTCTGGCTGGATCAAGTCTTCTGTCTGTGCCGATACAGCTATGAATATTATAGGTAAGGAGACGAAATATGGAGCTCATGGCGAGGGAACACCTTAGGCGGGAAATCGTTCCCTGTACGAAGAGCAACCTCGGAACGGATTTGATGCAAAAGAAGATTTTGTTGAATGGCATTTTCCTTGCTGCGACAGCAATAGCCCTCTGGCTGAGCTACCGGGCGCTGAGCAAATTCTCCCTCAACGATATCGAAATGTCATTGTCTGCCATCCCTTGGACAGGTTTTGCTCTGTCATTATTTTTTTGTGCCATCTCCTACCTTTGTCTGACTGGCTTCGACTATCTTGGCATTCTCTATGCCGGTTCTCGTTTGTCCTGGCGAAAAGCCGCGGTCGCGTCTTTTGTTAGCCTCTCTATCGGACATAATGTCGGCTTGGCGGCGCTGTCCAGCGGTGCGGTGCGCTATCGGTATTATCGGCGCTGGGGCCTCAAAAACGAGGAAGTCGCCAAAATCATTCTCTTTTGCGGCGCAACCGTCGGAATCGGCTTGATAGGATTGGCCGGCATTTGCCTTGCCCTGTTTCCGCAGAGTGCGGCCAAGCTCGGCGGCATGGGGAGTTTCGCTGCGAGGCTGATTGGATTTGCCTGTCTGGCTGCAATTGGCATCTATCTCGTGGCCTCATCCTGGCTGCGAGGTGAAATACGAATATACAAATGGCGCTTCTCACTGCCAACCCTGCCTATCGCCCTTGCCCAGGTCGCTGTTGGCATCGCCAATTTCACCGCCGTCGCCGCTTGTCTTTTTTGGTTGGCAAGATCGTCCGCAGGTTTTTTTGAAACGACAACCGCCTATGTCATGGCTAACCTCTCGGCGCTGGTTGCCCATGTTCCTGGAGGACTCGGCGTAATGGAAGCGACGATCTCTTTCATCATGGGCAAAGACGCATCGATCGGCGCGC is a window encoding:
- a CDS encoding putative bifunctional lysylphosphatidylglycerol flippase/synthetase yields the protein MQKKILLNGIFLAATAIALWLSYRALSKFSLNDIEMSLSAIPWTGFALSLFFCAISYLCLTGFDYLGILYAGSRLSWRKAAVASFVSLSIGHNVGLAALSSGAVRYRYYRRWGLKNEEVAKIILFCGATVGIGLIGLAGICLALFPQSAAKLGGMGSFAARLIGFACLAAIGIYLVASSWLRGEIRIYKWRFSLPTLPIALAQVAVGIANFTAVAACLFWLARSSAGFFETTTAYVMANLSALVAHVPGGLGVMEATISFIMGKDASIGALIAFRVVYFFIPLAIGIPVFAISEWYYSRRERRDNSSSNETVKAATL